The Streptomyces kanamyceticus genome window below encodes:
- a CDS encoding SRPBCC family protein gives MAQVEATTERIIAAQPDDVFDALADYNGTREKILSDHFSEYEVREGGDGEGTLVHWKLQATSKRIRDCLLEVGEPNDGELVEKDRNSSMVTTWTVTPAGEGKSRVVVSTVWNGAGGIGGFFEKTFAPKGLGRIYDAVLGKLAAEVEK, from the coding sequence ATGGCGCAGGTCGAGGCGACCACGGAGCGGATCATCGCGGCACAGCCTGACGATGTCTTCGACGCACTGGCCGACTACAACGGCACGCGCGAGAAGATCCTTTCCGACCACTTCAGCGAGTACGAGGTGCGCGAGGGCGGCGACGGCGAGGGCACCCTCGTCCACTGGAAGCTGCAGGCCACCAGCAAGCGCATCAGGGACTGCCTGCTCGAGGTCGGCGAGCCGAACGACGGCGAACTGGTCGAGAAGGACCGCAACTCCTCGATGGTCACCACCTGGACCGTGACCCCGGCGGGCGAGGGCAAGTCCCGCGTAGTCGTCTCCACCGTGTGGAACGGCGCGGGCGGCATCGGCGGCTTCTTCGAGAAGACGTTCGCGCCGAAGGGCCTCGGGCGGATCTACGACGCCGTGCTCGGCAAGCTCGCCGCCGAGGTCGAGAAGTAG
- a CDS encoding arsenic transporter: protein MLVEFLSVAALVVVLVCAVVRPFRWPEAAFAVPAAGVVVLSGAIPLDDVREEAARLGPVIGFLAGVLVLAKLCADEGLFHACGTWMARWAARRPRRLLTAVFGLASVITAALSLDATVVLLTPVVFATAARMGAPPKPHVYASAHLSNTASLLLPVSNLTNLLAFTATGLSFTRFALLMTLPWLVAIAVEYAVFQRFFAAELDAPVDGGDTAEPPEMPLFALVTVVATLAGFAVASAVGIDPAWAAAAGALVLGVRALLRGRTTPVAILRSASLPFLAFVLALGVVVRAVVDNGLGDALGHVLPDGASLPALLGTAAVAGLLANLINNLPAVLALVPLAAPSGPGAVLAVLIGVNIGPNLTYAGSLATLLWRRIAHQHEHDVDLREFTRLGLLTTPAALVLSTLALWVSLRLLPV, encoded by the coding sequence ATGCTCGTAGAGTTCCTGTCCGTCGCCGCCCTTGTCGTGGTCCTGGTCTGCGCCGTCGTCCGGCCGTTCCGCTGGCCGGAGGCGGCCTTCGCCGTACCGGCCGCCGGGGTCGTGGTCCTGAGCGGCGCGATCCCGCTCGACGACGTGCGCGAGGAGGCCGCGCGGCTCGGCCCGGTGATCGGCTTCCTCGCGGGCGTCCTCGTACTGGCGAAACTCTGCGCCGACGAGGGGCTCTTCCACGCCTGCGGGACCTGGATGGCACGCTGGGCCGCGCGACGCCCGCGACGGCTCCTGACCGCCGTCTTCGGGCTCGCCTCCGTGATCACCGCGGCGCTGAGCCTGGACGCCACCGTGGTCCTGCTGACCCCGGTGGTCTTCGCCACGGCGGCGCGCATGGGCGCCCCGCCCAAACCACACGTCTATGCGAGTGCCCATCTGTCCAACACCGCCTCGCTCCTGCTGCCCGTGTCGAACCTGACGAACCTGCTCGCGTTCACCGCGACGGGGCTGAGCTTCACGCGCTTCGCGCTGCTCATGACGCTCCCCTGGCTGGTCGCCATCGCCGTCGAATACGCCGTGTTCCAGCGGTTCTTCGCCGCCGAACTCGACGCACCCGTCGACGGCGGCGATACGGCGGAGCCGCCCGAGATGCCGCTGTTCGCCCTGGTGACCGTCGTCGCCACGCTCGCCGGGTTCGCCGTCGCCTCGGCCGTCGGCATCGATCCGGCCTGGGCCGCGGCGGCCGGGGCGCTCGTCCTCGGCGTACGGGCCCTGCTGCGCGGTCGTACGACCCCGGTGGCGATCCTGCGCTCGGCCTCCCTGCCGTTCCTGGCCTTCGTCCTGGCGCTCGGCGTCGTCGTCAGGGCCGTCGTCGACAACGGACTCGGCGACGCGCTCGGCCACGTCCTGCCGGACGGCGCCTCGCTGCCCGCGCTGCTCGGCACCGCGGCCGTCGCCGGGCTGCTCGCCAACCTGATCAACAACCTGCCCGCGGTCCTCGCCCTGGTCCCGCTGGCCGCGCCGTCCGGGCCAGGCGCCGTCCTCGCCGTGCTGATCGGCGTGAACATCGGACCCAACCTCACCTACGCGGGCTCCCTCGCCACGCTCCTGTGGCGGCGCATCGCACATCAGCACGAACACGACGTCGACCTCAGGGAGTTCACCCGCCTCGGTCTCCTCACCACGCCCGCGGCCCTCGTCCTGTCGACCCTCGCGCTCTGGGTGTCCCTGCGGCTGCTGCCGGTGTGA